A single window of Nocardioides kongjuensis DNA harbors:
- a CDS encoding iron chaperone, with amino-acid sequence MASNSTFSDEEKAAMKEAAAERRAAASRGTGAKKAQADLADCLDKIAAMDDADRAIGEALHGIVTTHAPDLAPRTWYGMPAYANADGKVVVFLKSAGKFKMRYAEVGFQEWAHLDDGDMWPTVFAVATMSPGVEESLTALVKKAVR; translated from the coding sequence ATGGCGAGCAACAGCACGTTCAGCGACGAGGAGAAGGCGGCCATGAAGGAGGCCGCCGCGGAACGGCGGGCGGCCGCGAGCCGCGGCACGGGCGCCAAGAAGGCCCAGGCCGACCTGGCGGACTGCCTGGACAAGATCGCCGCGATGGACGACGCAGACCGTGCCATCGGCGAGGCGCTCCACGGCATCGTGACCACGCACGCGCCCGACCTGGCCCCGAGGACCTGGTACGGGATGCCGGCGTACGCCAATGCCGACGGCAAGGTCGTGGTGTTCCTCAAGAGCGCGGGCAAGTTCAAGATGCGCTACGCGGAGGTCGGCTTCCAGGAGTGGGCGCACCTCGACGACGGCGACATGTGGCCCACGGTCTTCGCCGTGGCGACGATGAGCCCGGGCGTGGAGGAGAGCCTCACCGCCCTCGTGAAGAAGGCCGTTCGCTAG
- a CDS encoding acyl-CoA dehydrogenase, protein MSIGITDEQVELADSLRKWATSLSPVEAVRAAEGDVAADFATIWAAIEEMGVHAIAVPEAAGGGGGTVLDQAVALEACAHELLPGGLLGAAIGSTLTGTPARHGVQLDDDGVVWDGGTAGRGTPEPGIDLSARHARGTGPGLADPAARRTAITFAAAEAAGVTRWCLETAVDYAKVREQFGQRIGAFQAIKHLCAQMLETAEAVTAAAWDAASAATVLDGRAADEEQWAFAVDVAHVTCFDGAVEVAKACIQVLGGIGFTYEHDAHLYLRRALTLRALVGSADAAAERVTAAAVAGVRRRVDVDLEGRDEAVRPEARATAERISALPTEEQRAALVDAGYLTPHWPTPYGLGADPTTQIVIDQELARAGVVRPDLVIAGWAVPTILAHGTDAQRERFVRPSLLGELTWCQLFSEPGSGSDLASLRTRAVKVDGGWSLTGQKVWTSVAERADWGICLARTDADVPQHKGITYFLVDMRAAGIEVRPLREITGEALFNEVFLDEVFVPDECVVAEPGDGWRLARTTLANERVAMASARLTKSVERAVELAASRDLGPVGRVEVGRQVALATVCALLGVRTTLRALGGHGPGAESSVAKLLGVRSRQDSSELVVKLQGDDLALLGAIGKEAGDPLAADVWEQLNTRCLSIAGGTTQILRNVAGERILGLPR, encoded by the coding sequence ATGTCGATCGGCATCACCGACGAGCAGGTCGAGCTCGCCGACAGCCTGCGCAAGTGGGCCACGAGCCTGTCCCCGGTGGAGGCGGTCCGCGCCGCCGAGGGCGACGTCGCTGCGGACTTCGCGACGATCTGGGCTGCGATCGAGGAGATGGGCGTCCACGCGATCGCCGTCCCCGAGGCGGCCGGCGGTGGCGGCGGGACCGTGCTCGACCAGGCGGTCGCGCTGGAGGCCTGCGCCCACGAGCTGCTGCCCGGCGGACTGCTCGGTGCGGCGATCGGCAGCACCCTGACCGGCACGCCCGCGCGGCACGGCGTCCAGCTCGACGACGACGGTGTCGTGTGGGACGGCGGTACGGCGGGCCGCGGCACCCCCGAGCCCGGCATCGACCTCTCCGCGCGGCACGCCCGCGGCACCGGTCCCGGACTCGCCGACCCGGCCGCGCGGCGCACCGCGATCACCTTCGCGGCCGCCGAGGCGGCCGGAGTGACCCGCTGGTGCCTGGAGACCGCCGTCGACTACGCCAAGGTCCGCGAGCAGTTCGGTCAGCGGATCGGCGCGTTCCAGGCGATCAAGCACCTGTGCGCCCAGATGCTGGAGACAGCAGAGGCGGTCACCGCGGCGGCCTGGGATGCGGCCTCGGCGGCGACGGTGCTCGACGGCAGGGCGGCCGACGAGGAGCAGTGGGCCTTCGCGGTCGACGTCGCCCACGTGACCTGCTTCGACGGTGCCGTCGAGGTCGCCAAGGCCTGCATCCAGGTGCTCGGCGGCATCGGCTTCACCTACGAGCACGACGCCCACCTCTACCTGCGTCGCGCCCTCACCCTGCGCGCCCTCGTCGGCTCCGCCGACGCCGCGGCCGAGCGGGTGACGGCGGCCGCCGTGGCCGGCGTACGGCGCCGGGTCGACGTGGACCTGGAGGGACGGGACGAGGCGGTCCGCCCGGAGGCCCGCGCCACCGCCGAGCGGATCTCGGCCCTCCCCACGGAGGAGCAGCGGGCGGCGCTCGTGGACGCCGGCTACCTGACGCCGCACTGGCCCACGCCCTACGGCCTGGGCGCCGACCCCACCACGCAGATCGTCATCGACCAGGAGCTCGCCCGTGCCGGCGTCGTGCGCCCGGACCTGGTGATCGCCGGCTGGGCCGTCCCGACGATCCTCGCCCACGGCACCGACGCGCAGCGCGAGCGGTTCGTGCGGCCCTCGCTCCTCGGCGAGCTGACCTGGTGCCAGCTGTTCTCGGAGCCCGGCTCCGGCTCCGACCTCGCCTCGCTGCGCACCCGCGCGGTGAAGGTCGACGGCGGCTGGTCGCTGACCGGCCAGAAGGTGTGGACCTCGGTCGCCGAGCGCGCCGACTGGGGCATCTGCCTGGCCCGCACCGACGCCGACGTCCCGCAGCACAAGGGCATCACCTACTTCCTCGTCGACATGCGGGCAGCGGGCATCGAGGTCCGCCCTCTGCGTGAGATCACCGGCGAGGCGCTGTTCAACGAGGTCTTCCTCGACGAGGTCTTCGTCCCCGACGAGTGCGTCGTCGCCGAGCCGGGCGACGGCTGGAGGCTGGCCCGCACGACGCTCGCCAACGAGCGGGTCGCCATGGCCAGCGCCCGGCTCACCAAGAGCGTCGAGCGCGCCGTCGAGCTCGCCGCCTCCCGCGACCTCGGCCCGGTCGGGCGCGTCGAGGTCGGCCGCCAGGTGGCCCTCGCCACCGTCTGCGCCCTGCTCGGCGTCCGCACCACGCTGCGCGCCCTCGGAGGCCACGGTCCCGGCGCCGAGTCGAGCGTCGCCAAGCTCCTCGGCGTACGCAGCCGCCAGGACTCCTCCGAGCTGGTGGTCAAGCTCCAGGGCGACGACCTCGCGCTGCTGGGCGCCATCGGCAAGGAGGCCGGCGACCCGCTCGCGGCCGACGTCTGGGAGCAGCTCAACACGCGCTGCCTGTCCATCGCGGGCGGCACCACCCAGATCCTGCGCAACGTGGCCGGCGAGCGGATCCTCGGGCTGCCGCGCTAG
- a CDS encoding class I SAM-dependent methyltransferase: protein MTDTMPSDLLDHARAAKGFMPEDEGALLHRIALERLPHGPALEVGTYCGKSGIYLGAAAQQVTRETGGTAVVFTVDHHRGSEENQAGWEHHDASVVDPELGLMDTLGQFRRNIARAGLEDHVIAVVGQSTTVASHWRTPLSLLFIDGGHGEEPARADFAGWAHWVEAGGYLAIHDVFPDPADGGRPPYELIYLPALASGAFTEVTHTGSLRVLQRTAGSAGAPL from the coding sequence GTGACCGACACCATGCCGTCCGACCTGCTGGACCACGCCCGTGCCGCGAAGGGCTTCATGCCCGAGGACGAGGGCGCGTTGCTCCACCGGATCGCGCTCGAGCGACTCCCCCACGGGCCTGCGCTCGAGGTCGGCACCTACTGCGGCAAGTCCGGCATCTACCTGGGGGCGGCGGCACAGCAGGTCACTCGCGAGACCGGTGGGACGGCCGTCGTGTTCACCGTCGACCACCACCGCGGCTCCGAGGAGAACCAGGCCGGCTGGGAGCACCACGACGCCAGCGTCGTCGACCCGGAGCTCGGCCTGATGGACACCCTCGGGCAGTTCCGCAGGAACATCGCCCGCGCCGGCCTCGAGGACCACGTGATCGCGGTCGTCGGCCAGTCCACGACCGTCGCCAGCCACTGGCGCACGCCGCTCTCGCTGCTGTTCATCGACGGCGGCCACGGCGAGGAGCCGGCCCGCGCCGACTTCGCCGGCTGGGCGCACTGGGTCGAGGCCGGCGGCTACCTCGCCATCCACGACGTCTTCCCCGACCCCGCGGACGGCGGGCGGCCGCCGTACGAGCTGATCTACCTGCCCGCACTGGCCTCCGGCGCGTTCACCGAGGTCACCCACACGGGCTCGCTCCGCGTCCTCCAGCGCACCGCGGGGTCAGCGGGCGCCCCGTTGTGA
- a CDS encoding prenyltransferase: MTRGTTPEVPLSRLPYVEGVLSAQQVADTAAAIAAMQEPWGAVPWTTGEHVDIWNHVEAAMAMLVGGQVEAAERAYAWIPTMQRADGSWPMKIVGGVADDERGEVNMSAYFAVGLWHHWLVRRDIRFVERYWPSVRAGLDFVVSLQDPFGGIRWTPEDDFCLLTGSSSIYHSLRAGVALADLMDDPQPEWELAGGRLGHAVRTHPDRFADKSTYSMDWYYPVLGGAVRGDAARELLARRWDDFVVPGLGIHCVDTNPWVTGAETCELAMALDVLGDPDSSRRALALLTDMQHLREDDGRYWTGWVYDDPARPGPADEPRDVHWPHEHTTYTAAAVVLAVDALGETYGHATPGSGIMRGTSLAPHFDEIALECDCTSTSVR; encoded by the coding sequence ATGACGCGGGGCACCACGCCCGAGGTGCCGCTGAGCCGCCTGCCGTACGTCGAGGGCGTGCTCTCGGCCCAGCAGGTGGCCGACACCGCCGCGGCGATCGCGGCGATGCAGGAGCCGTGGGGCGCCGTGCCGTGGACCACCGGCGAGCACGTCGACATCTGGAACCACGTCGAGGCCGCCATGGCGATGCTCGTCGGCGGCCAGGTCGAGGCCGCCGAGCGTGCCTACGCCTGGATCCCGACCATGCAGCGCGCCGACGGCTCGTGGCCGATGAAGATCGTGGGCGGCGTCGCGGACGACGAGCGCGGCGAGGTCAACATGTCGGCGTACTTCGCCGTCGGCCTGTGGCACCACTGGCTGGTGCGCCGCGACATCCGCTTCGTCGAGCGCTACTGGCCCTCGGTCCGCGCAGGGCTCGACTTCGTGGTGTCCCTGCAGGACCCCTTCGGCGGCATCCGCTGGACGCCCGAGGACGACTTCTGCCTGCTGACCGGCAGCTCCAGCATCTACCACTCGCTGCGCGCAGGCGTCGCGCTCGCGGACCTGATGGACGACCCGCAGCCCGAGTGGGAGCTCGCCGGCGGTCGCCTCGGCCACGCCGTGCGCACCCACCCGGACCGGTTCGCCGACAAGTCGACGTACTCCATGGACTGGTACTACCCGGTCCTCGGCGGCGCCGTCCGCGGCGACGCGGCCCGCGAGCTGCTCGCCCGGCGCTGGGACGACTTCGTCGTGCCCGGCCTCGGCATCCACTGCGTCGACACCAACCCCTGGGTGACCGGCGCCGAGACCTGCGAGCTGGCCATGGCCCTCGACGTCCTCGGCGACCCCGACTCCAGCAGGCGTGCCCTCGCGCTGCTCACCGACATGCAGCACCTGCGCGAGGACGACGGCCGCTACTGGACCGGTTGGGTCTACGACGACCCGGCCCGCCCCGGGCCCGCTGACGAGCCGCGCGACGTGCACTGGCCGCACGAGCACACGACCTACACCGCCGCCGCGGTGGTCCTCGCCGTCGACGCGCTGGGGGAGACCTACGGCCACGCCACCCCGGGCTCGGGGATCATGCGCGGCACCTCGCTCGCCCCGCACTTCGACGAGATCGCACTGGAGTGCGACTGCACCTCGACCTCGGTTCGCTGA
- a CDS encoding class I SAM-dependent methyltransferase — protein MLTVDFDRLGLQAGDRVLDMGAGAGRHSFEMYRRGADVIAFDLDAEELENVRNLFVAMKEAGEVPEGAEADVKQGDALALPFADGEFDRIVCSEVLEHIHDDVAAIRELIRVLRPGGTLAVTVPRWLPEVINWRLSADYHNAEGGHIRIYTDHELVDKVTKGGRSNDGTPGDAMVFEGKSYTHGLHAPYWWIKCAVGVENDGHPLAKAYHKLLVWEIMKQPKALQLAGKVLDPVIGKSMVLYFRKPDAA, from the coding sequence ATGCTGACCGTTGACTTCGACCGCCTGGGCCTGCAGGCCGGCGACCGCGTCCTCGACATGGGTGCCGGTGCCGGCCGCCACAGCTTCGAGATGTACCGGCGCGGTGCCGACGTGATCGCGTTCGACCTCGACGCCGAGGAGCTGGAGAACGTCCGCAACCTCTTCGTCGCGATGAAGGAGGCCGGCGAGGTGCCCGAGGGTGCCGAGGCCGACGTCAAGCAGGGCGACGCCCTCGCGCTGCCCTTCGCCGACGGCGAGTTCGACCGGATCGTGTGCTCCGAGGTGCTCGAGCACATCCACGACGACGTCGCCGCGATCCGCGAGCTGATCCGGGTGCTCCGTCCCGGCGGCACCCTCGCCGTGACCGTGCCCCGGTGGCTGCCGGAGGTCATCAACTGGCGCCTGTCGGCCGACTACCACAACGCCGAGGGCGGGCACATCCGGATCTACACCGACCACGAGCTGGTCGACAAGGTCACCAAGGGCGGCCGCTCCAACGACGGCACCCCCGGCGACGCGATGGTTTTCGAGGGCAAGAGCTACACGCACGGCCTGCACGCGCCGTACTGGTGGATCAAGTGCGCCGTCGGCGTGGAGAACGACGGCCACCCCCTCGCCAAGGCGTACCACAAGCTGCTGGTCTGGGAGATCATGAAGCAGCCCAAGGCGCTGCAGCTCGCCGGCAAGGTCCTCGACCCGGTGATCGGCAAGAGCATGGTGCTGTACTTCCGCAAGCCGGACGCCGCATGA